A segment of the Marinobacter arenosus genome:
TGGATAATGAATACGAGAGCTTCGAGCTCCGGCTGGAACGGGCCGGACTCAACCTCACCGATGATTACGCGAATCTATTGCGACAGCGCCTTGAGCGGCTGAAAGGCCAAACCATTGCCGCCGGATTGACGAAAGGGATCAGTGCCCAGCTGTCGGCAGCCCGCGAGGAACAGCTGCGCCTTGAGGAGTTCGAGGCGGTGATCGAACCGGACGATGACGCCCGTGGCCGCCTGGAGGTGAATCGGGTACAGCTCCTCCGGCAGCTCCATGCAGCGGTGACCAAGCACATTGAAGTGCTGAACGAATACTACAACATTGTGGTGCAACTCCAGGATCGACTCGACGCGTACCAGACGCTGCTCCAACAACGACTGTTCTGGCTGCCCAGTACCGAACGGGTCAATCTGGAGATAGTGGAACAGATCTATCGGGGCGCAACCTGGTTTGTATCCGGGTTCAAATGGAAGGCGTTGAAAGAGGCGGTGCAGGCCTCAGCCAGGGAGCACTGGCCGCTGTTGTCGCTGCTTTCCGTGGTTCTGGTGGTGATGGCCGTGCGTCGGCGCAAGTTTCGTAAGGCGCTCATCGATACCGGCTACCACGTCGGCAATGTTCGCCGTGATCGGTGGAAATTCACCTTCTCGGCGCTCATTTACAGCTTTCTCCTGGCGTTGCCTGGTGTTTTCCTGCTCACCCTGGGGTACCTGTTACTCGAGAGTGGTAACAGTTTTCTCCATGCCCTCTCCAAGGGCTTGTCCAACGCCGCTTTTGTCGCGTTGCTACTGCGCAGCATCTACACGGTTGCGTATACCAAGGGGCTTGGAGAGCGGCATTTTCAGTGGAATTCCAATACCCTTCGGGTCATTCGCAAGCAGATTCCGATTCTGCTGGCGGTACTGATTCCAATCATCGTCATCATGCCGACGATGGCAACCAAGAAAGGTGCGGTATACAGCGATAGCCTGGGACGTTTTCTGTTCATGGTTGCCTCGTTCGCCCTCGCCTATTTCGCACAACGCTTCATGACCGCCGTCAGGGTGGATCAACCCGGCAGCCAGATACTCCGGGTTCTGCACTGGCTGGCGGTAGCCATGCCCCTGGTTCTCGCTCTCGTCTCGCTCTGGGGCTACCACTACACGGCGGTTCGCTTTGAAGGCTTGATGTTTATCAGTTTGTGCTGGCTGGCCTTCGTGATTTTACTGCACTACCTCGGGCTGAGAAGTCTTGCCGTCCGGGAGCGTCGAATAGCGCTCAAGCGCGCACTCGAAGCGCGAGAAGCAGAGCGCAAGATGGCGGAAACCCGGGAAGCCGCTGAATCATCTGGCGAAGGTGTGCCGATGAGTTTTGATATCCCACAACGGGATATCAACGAAATCAGCCAGCAAAGCGAAACGCTGTTAAAGATTATCTCTCTGATCCTCGCGGCCGCGGGCCTCTGGATGCTCTGGCACAATGTGTTCCCGGCACTGGGCATCTTTGACGACATCACCCTATGGACCATCAACACAGGCATCGAGGGGCAAAACCCGGTTCCCATTAATCTGGGTGACCTGATGGTAGCTTTCGGGATCGGTGCCGGCACTGTCATCGCGGCCCGGAACCTGCCGGGCACCCTGGAAGTCGTCTTCCTCAGCCGCCTTAACCTTGAGCCTGGCGTTGGTTATGCCATTACCACATTGGCCAGTTACACGATTGTGTTTATTGGTATTGCCGCCGCCCTGGCTGGCCTGGGGCTCCAATGGTCGAAGTTGCAGTGGCTGGTGGCAGCCTTGGGTGTGGGGCTAGGGTTTGGCCTCCAGGAGATCGTCGCCAATTTCGTCTCTGGTATCATTCTGTTGTTTGAGCGCCCGATTCGGGTTGGTGACACGGTTACCATTGGCGGAATCACCGGTACGGTGTCCCGTATCCGGATTCGCGCGACAACACTGGTCGATTGGGATCGAAAAGAGCAGATCATTCCCAACAAAACCTTTGTCACCCAGGACCTGACCAACTGGACCCTGTCCGATCCCATTACCCGGGTTATTATCCGCGTTGGCGTGGCCTATGGCTCCGATGTCGATATGGTGCAGGATCTGCTCTACCAGGTCGCCGTCAACAATGAGCGGGTTGTGGAAGAGCCGGCGCCCGCCGTGTTCTGCGTGGAGTTGGGCGAGAGCCGGATCGACTTTGAGGTCCGGGTGTTCGTTCGGGATCTTCTGGACTTCATGCCCCTTTCACACGAGCTGCATTCATCTATCACTCGGGCTCTGAAAGAAGCGGGCATCGAGATCCCCTTCCCCCAACGGGACATTCATATACGCTCTGAACCTGACAAGTAAAAGCTAGAAGTGGTGCACCCTTTACTATTGGTCTAAGTTAAAAAGTGAGGTAGTTGATTGGTCCCAGACCTATTGCAGTCATCTCAAATTATTCATAAAGGATGAGCAATAAAGGGGGCGGTATGAAATTCAGATCCATTTCGATAACGCTTGCTACCTGCCTCAGTATGGGT
Coding sequences within it:
- a CDS encoding mechanosensitive ion channel domain-containing protein; amino-acid sequence: MNSSRVHALLCFLILWVGGGFAQTATAALDDLLPPVQTETERYPPAEEGEDQEQEQESEEEPEPEPTPVKPEIEAPEEPLVSSIPTPQNADIQQQIQKLREALDSRQHALNISEQRLAYAESLRTRLDNEYESFELRLERAGLNLTDDYANLLRQRLERLKGQTIAAGLTKGISAQLSAAREEQLRLEEFEAVIEPDDDARGRLEVNRVQLLRQLHAAVTKHIEVLNEYYNIVVQLQDRLDAYQTLLQQRLFWLPSTERVNLEIVEQIYRGATWFVSGFKWKALKEAVQASAREHWPLLSLLSVVLVVMAVRRRKFRKALIDTGYHVGNVRRDRWKFTFSALIYSFLLALPGVFLLTLGYLLLESGNSFLHALSKGLSNAAFVALLLRSIYTVAYTKGLGERHFQWNSNTLRVIRKQIPILLAVLIPIIVIMPTMATKKGAVYSDSLGRFLFMVASFALAYFAQRFMTAVRVDQPGSQILRVLHWLAVAMPLVLALVSLWGYHYTAVRFEGLMFISLCWLAFVILLHYLGLRSLAVRERRIALKRALEAREAERKMAETREAAESSGEGVPMSFDIPQRDINEISQQSETLLKIISLILAAAGLWMLWHNVFPALGIFDDITLWTINTGIEGQNPVPINLGDLMVAFGIGAGTVIAARNLPGTLEVVFLSRLNLEPGVGYAITTLASYTIVFIGIAAALAGLGLQWSKLQWLVAALGVGLGFGLQEIVANFVSGIILLFERPIRVGDTVTIGGITGTVSRIRIRATTLVDWDRKEQIIPNKTFVTQDLTNWTLSDPITRVIIRVGVAYGSDVDMVQDLLYQVAVNNERVVEEPAPAVFCVELGESRIDFEVRVFVRDLLDFMPLSHELHSSITRALKEAGIEIPFPQRDIHIRSEPDK